GCCGAGCCCGCGGCAGAACGCGTCCTCGCTCGTCATGAAGCTCGTGATCGCGGCGGCCGTCTCGTCGTCGATCGACTTCATCCACGACTTGTGCACGACCGGGAAGTGATAGAGGTCGGTGGTGTTCTCGAGCTGGATCTTCCAGTTGCCCTTGAACTTGAACTTGTGCTCGCCGTTCGCCTTGATCGGGTAGCCGGCGCCCTGCTTCATGAACAGGTCGATCCACGGCTTCGCGCCGCCGAGGAAATCCTCGAGCGGTTCGATGTCGTCGTTGAAGCTCGCGAAGATCAGCCCCTGGTACACGCCGACACGCAGCTTCACGAGCGGCAGGTCGCCTTTCTCGCACACGCCTTCGTAGCCGTCGCCGTACGGCAGCGCGCGCAGCGTGCCGTCGAGCGCGTACGACCAGCTGTGATACGGGCACGTGAAGCCCTTCGCGTTGCCCTTGTGCGATTCGCACACGGTCGCGCCGCGATGGCGGCAGCGGTTCTGCAGCACGTTGATCTCACCGGTCTTGTCGCGCACGACGATCACCGGCTGACGGCCGATCGTCGTCGTGATGAAGTCGCCCGGTTTCGGCAGCTCGCTCTCGTGCGCGACCCAGATCCAGGTGCGGTAGAAGATGCGGTCGAGCTCGGCTTCGAACAGCGCGGGATCGTGATACATCGCGGGCGCGATGCGGTCGGGCTGCGCGAAGTCGTGCAACGCGCGGGTGTCGATCGTCTGGTAGGGAATGTCGCTCATCGTCGTGTGGGGAAGGCGTCGCGAAATCGGGCCGCGCGGGGCGCGGTATCGAATGCCCAGTCTCGTCTTCCGCTAACTATCCGTCAAATTGATCTAAAATTGGCGGGTCAATAAATGCGGCAAATAATGGAGGCAACGATGACGTCGGTCGATCATCTCGATCTGAACCTGTTGCGCGTGTTCCAGGCGATCGTCGAGGAACGCAGCCTGACGAAAGCCGGCGAGCGGCTCGCGCTGTCGCAGCCGGCCGTCAGTTACTCGCTCGGCCGGCTGCGCACGCTGTTCGACGATCCGCTGTTCGTGCGCACGCGCTCGGGCATGCAGCCGACGCCCGTCGCGCTCGAACTCGCGAGCATCGTCGGCAAGGCGCTCGACATGGTGCGCGTGGCGCTGCGCTATGCGGAGCGCTTCGATCCGGCCACCAGCACGCGCACGTTCCGGCTGTCGCTGTCGGATGCGGGCGAGATGGCGTACCTGCCGGCGATCTGCAAAGTGCTGCGCGAGCGCGCGCCGCGCGTGACGCTGAGCGTGCAGCCGATGCCGGTGGAGGAGATCGAGGAAGCGCTGCGCGCGAGCCGGCTGGATTTCGCGATCGGCAACCTGCCGGAATTGATGCCGCGCACGCGTCACCAGGTGCTGTTCGAGGAAACCTACGTGTGCATGATGGGCCGCCGGCGCGGGTTGCCGGCCGGCGCCGCGCTGAGTCTCGAGCAGTTCGTGCGCGCCGCGCACGTCAACGTGAAATCGGTCGAGCACAGCCACCACGCGCTCGACGATGCGTTGCGCGCGCAGGGCGTGGGCCGCAACATTGCGCTCGAAGTGCCGCACTTCGTCGCGCTGCCGAGCGTGCTGTCGGTCACCGATCTGTATGCGACGCTGCCGAAGCGCCTCGCGCAGATCCTGAACCGCGACAACGCGTTTCGCCTCTACGAGCTGCCCGTCACGCTGCCGCCCGCGCCGGTGACGATGCACTGGCACGAGCACTTCCACGAGGACGAGGGCAACGCGTGGATGCGCGCGCTGCTGGCCGAGATCGTCGAGCGTTTCGACGACGCGTGACGGGCGGAATGCGCGCGGCTCGCGCCGCGCGCGTCGGATGCTTCAGAGATCGAGGACGAGCACCGCCGAGCGCGCACGCGACACGCAGCAGCAGATCACCGTGTTGCTCGCGCGTTCGGCTTTGCTCAGGCAGTGATCGCGATGATCGGGCTCGCCATCGACGACCGGCACCATGCAGGTGCCGCACACACCTTCGCCGCATGACGTATCGACCTCGATGCCGATGCGCGCGAGCGCGTCGACGATCGACGTGTCGGGCGTGACGCGCACCGATTGCCCGCTGCGTTGCAGACGCACTTCGAAGCCGTCGGCTGCGCCGGTGCCTGCATCGGCAACGGCCGGTTCCGCGGCGAAGCGCTCGAGATGGATCGAATCGTCGGGAATGCGCGTCGCGGCTGCCGCGACGACCGCGTCCATGAACGGTGCCGGGCCGCATGTATAGACATGCGCGTGCGTATCGATCGACTCGACGCACCGGCCGAGTTCAACCGCGAGCGCATCGGGCTCGATGCCGAAATGAAACGTCACGTGCGACGCAAACGGCTCGGCCGACAACTCGTCGACGAACGCCGCATGTTCGCGGCTGCGCGCGAAGTAATGCAATCGGTAGCGCGCGCCGCGCCGGTGCAGCGCATACGCCATCGACAGCAGCGGCGTGATGCCGATGCCGGCTGCGATCAGCACGTGCTCGCTTGCGTCATCCGTCAGACGAAACAGGTTGCGCGGCGCGCCGATCGACAGCTCGGCGCCGATTGTCACGTCGTCGTGCAGCGAGCGCGAGCCGCCGCGCGACTGCGCTTCCTTCTTCACCGCGAACAGGTAGCTGCCGCGCTCGTCGGGGTTGCCGCACAACGAGTATTGCCGCGTGATGCCGGACGGCGCGGTGACGTCGATATGGGCGCCCGGTTCGTACGCGTCGAACGGCTGGCCGTCGACGCGCGAAACCCGGAAACAGCGGATGTCCTGCGCCGCGTCGATCAGCGCGTCGATCCGGACCTGGTGGCGGTTCGCTTGCATGGGAAATTCCGTGGGGTAAGAGGACAGCAGCGCGGCGGGCACCGCGCCATCATGCGATCGAGAATAGGGACGGGCATCGCATAAATCAAATCGATAAAAAAACGATTCCTTAATCAGTCGCATGGATAATTCCAGGTAGACCGCTTGTGGTCGGCACACGGCGATCGTGCCGGCAGCACCGTCATCCCGCGTCGCCGCGCCCGACGTTCTCAGGCGCGACACGCGTCTCGCGCATCACGCACAGCGTCGCGACCGTCACGAGCCCGAGCGCGACGAGGAACAGCGACACCGGCCATGACGCGTGATAGCGCGCGAGCAACGCGGTCGCGATCAGCGGCGACATCCCGCCCGCGAAGATCGATGCGACTTCATGCCCGAGCGCGACGCCCGAATAACGCACCTCGGTGCTGAACAGCTCGCCGACGAGCGCGGGCAGCGTGCCGATCATCGCGCCGTGACTGACGGCCGTGCCGACCGTGAGCGCGAGCCACACGAGCGGCGTCACGCGCGTGTCGAGCAGCCAGAAGAACGGGAACGCGCACGCGACGAGGCTCAACGCGCCGATCAGGTACACGGGCTTGCGGCCGATCCGGTCGGACAGCCGGCCCCACGCGAGCATCGCGCCCATCTCGACGATCATCGCGATCATCACGCCGGTGAGCATCACGCCGTTCGGGATACCGACATATTTGCCGTAGACGAGCGAGAACGCGAGGAAGATGTATGCGCCGCCGTTCTCGGCCACGCGCAGCCCCATCGCGAGCAGGATTTCCTTCGGGTGGCGGCGGATGCATTCGACGATCGGCAAGTGCGTGTGCTGCCCGCGCTTGCCGGCCTGCTCGAAGTCGCGGCTTTCCGGCAGATGGCGGCGGATATAGATGCCGATCGCGAAGATGAGGATGCTCGCGAGGAACGGCAGCCGCCAGCCCCACGCGCGGAACGCATCGTCCGGCAGCGCCTGCGCGGCGAGAAACGCGGCGGACGACAGCACGAAGCCGCCGCCCACGCCGAGCTGGCTCCACGCCGCGTAGCAGCCGCGCTGTTCGGGCGGCGCGTTCTCGCTGATCATCAGCACGCCGCCGCCCCATTCGCCGCCGGACGCGACGCCTTGCAGCAGGCGCAGTGCAACGAGCGCGGCCGGCGCCCAGATGCCGGCCTGCGCGTAGGTCGGCAGCAGGCCGATCGCGAAGGTCGATGCACCCATGATCAGCAGCGTCCATACGAGCGACGCCTTGCGCCCGTAGCGGTCGCCGACGTGGCCGAACACGATCCCGCCGAGCGGCCGCGCGACGAAGCCGAGCGCGAAGGCCGCGAATGCGGCTAGGCTGCCCGCGAGCGGCGACGCGCCGGGCGGAAAGAACACGTGGCCGAACACGAGCGCGGCGGCTGTGCCGTACACGAAAAAGTCGTACCACTCCATCGCGTTGCCGGCGACGGAGGCGATGACGATCCGGCGCAGTTGCCGGTCGGCGAGCGGCCGGGCGGCGCTCGGGGATTGCACGGTGTCGGTCGGGTACATGGCGGACTCTGAAGGGGAGGCGGGCGCGTGCCGTCTCGAGACAGGTGCGGCACTGCGGGCTAGTTTTGCCGCCGTCGCTGGCCCCGGTCAAATCCGCAGAAAAAAGGGAGTGTCATCACTCCCGCAAATGATGGTGCGATGAGCGCGCGGCTATTTCACGCGCGCCTGAAGGAGTGCGACGATCCGCTGCACCAGCGGCGGCAGGTACGCACCCGCCCGATGCATCGCGGCGATGCGCCGCCCCAGATCGAGTTCGCCGGGCAGCAGGTCGAGCGCACGCAATCCGTTCAACTGATCGAGCGCCTCGGTCCCGCCGACGCACAGCAGCGGCGTGCCGCGCAGCAGGTGCAGCAGCGCCGTGCTGCCGAAATCCGTTTCGACACGCAGGCGCGGGCCGGGCAGGCCGCGCGCGCGAAACGCGTCGTCGATCTGGCGCCGCACGGGCAGCGTCGTTTCGGGCAGCAGCCATTCCTGGCCGACGAGATCGG
The sequence above is drawn from the Burkholderia stabilis genome and encodes:
- a CDS encoding aromatic ring-hydroxylating oxygenase subunit alpha, with amino-acid sequence MSDIPYQTIDTRALHDFAQPDRIAPAMYHDPALFEAELDRIFYRTWIWVAHESELPKPGDFITTTIGRQPVIVVRDKTGEINVLQNRCRHRGATVCESHKGNAKGFTCPYHSWSYALDGTLRALPYGDGYEGVCEKGDLPLVKLRVGVYQGLIFASFNDDIEPLEDFLGGAKPWIDLFMKQGAGYPIKANGEHKFKFKGNWKIQLENTTDLYHFPVVHKSWMKSIDDETAAAITSFMTSEDAFCRGLGNGHSLAVLMPELIDLDEDDGAPLPERFAPLAAKLAERHAPDEVRRIVRSLMGVGFNLNLFPNLALSMAFFRVLRPISAQETEIRHVALAMDGGPDEANRERLRIHEHFQGPFGFGSPDDAEAWERVQRGAHAGPDVPILVNRGLNRETTAANGEKTAHATDETGMREAYQQWRKMMEQA
- a CDS encoding LysR family transcriptional regulator, with the translated sequence MTSVDHLDLNLLRVFQAIVEERSLTKAGERLALSQPAVSYSLGRLRTLFDDPLFVRTRSGMQPTPVALELASIVGKALDMVRVALRYAERFDPATSTRTFRLSLSDAGEMAYLPAICKVLRERAPRVTLSVQPMPVEEIEEALRASRLDFAIGNLPELMPRTRHQVLFEETYVCMMGRRRGLPAGAALSLEQFVRAAHVNVKSVEHSHHALDDALRAQGVGRNIALEVPHFVALPSVLSVTDLYATLPKRLAQILNRDNAFRLYELPVTLPPAPVTMHWHEHFHEDEGNAWMRALLAEIVERFDDA
- a CDS encoding PDR/VanB family oxidoreductase; its protein translation is MQANRHQVRIDALIDAAQDIRCFRVSRVDGQPFDAYEPGAHIDVTAPSGITRQYSLCGNPDERGSYLFAVKKEAQSRGGSRSLHDDVTIGAELSIGAPRNLFRLTDDASEHVLIAAGIGITPLLSMAYALHRRGARYRLHYFARSREHAAFVDELSAEPFASHVTFHFGIEPDALAVELGRCVESIDTHAHVYTCGPAPFMDAVVAAAATRIPDDSIHLERFAAEPAVADAGTGAADGFEVRLQRSGQSVRVTPDTSIVDALARIGIEVDTSCGEGVCGTCMVPVVDGEPDHRDHCLSKAERASNTVICCCVSRARSAVLVLDL
- a CDS encoding MFS transporter; translated protein: MYPTDTVQSPSAARPLADRQLRRIVIASVAGNAMEWYDFFVYGTAAALVFGHVFFPPGASPLAGSLAAFAAFALGFVARPLGGIVFGHVGDRYGRKASLVWTLLIMGASTFAIGLLPTYAQAGIWAPAALVALRLLQGVASGGEWGGGVLMISENAPPEQRGCYAAWSQLGVGGGFVLSSAAFLAAQALPDDAFRAWGWRLPFLASILIFAIGIYIRRHLPESRDFEQAGKRGQHTHLPIVECIRRHPKEILLAMGLRVAENGGAYIFLAFSLVYGKYVGIPNGVMLTGVMIAMIVEMGAMLAWGRLSDRIGRKPVYLIGALSLVACAFPFFWLLDTRVTPLVWLALTVGTAVSHGAMIGTLPALVGELFSTEVRYSGVALGHEVASIFAGGMSPLIATALLARYHASWPVSLFLVALGLVTVATLCVMRETRVAPENVGRGDAG